One region of Triticum aestivum cultivar Chinese Spring chromosome 6B, IWGSC CS RefSeq v2.1, whole genome shotgun sequence genomic DNA includes:
- the LOC123138197 gene encoding 2,3-bisphosphoglycerate-dependent phosphoglycerate mutase 1, giving the protein MAACTSQHALISVKPRCASASFSSDRRAGNVRFVSTTSCCPSSRKLGLVCASNSQSSVIEPAKLPSSPESGSNPKKSSEAALILIRHGESLWNEKNLFTGCVDVPLTPKGVNEAIEAGKRICNIPVDVIYTSSLIRAQMTAMLAMMQHRRKKVPIIVHKESERAHQWSQVYSEETKKQSIPVITAWQLNERMYGELQGLNKQETADLFGKEQVHEWRRSYDIPPPNGESLEMCAERAVSYFKEQIIPQLVSGKHVMIAAHGNSLRSIIMHLDKLTSQEVISLELSTGIPMLYIFKEGKFIRRGSPAGPSEAGVYAYTKSLAKYRQKLDGMDQ; this is encoded by the exons ATGGCCGCGTGCACGTCTCAGCATGCGCTCATCTCCGTCAAACCTCGGTGCGCTTCCGCCAGCTTCAGCTCCGACAGGAGGGCTGGCAATGTGCGCTTTGTTTCTACAACGAGTTGCTGCCCCAGCAGCCGGAAACTGGGCTTGGTTTGCGCGTCGAATTCACAATCTTCAGTGATTGAACCGGCTAAGCTACCGTCAAGCCCCGAAAGCGGCAGCAACCCCAAAAAATCAA GTGAGGCTGCACTGATATTGATTCGGCACGGGGAATCATTGTGGAACGAGAAAAATCTGTTTACTGGCTGCGTCGATGTGCCCCTGACCCCCAAGGGTGTCAATGAGGCGATCGAGGCGGGTAAAAGGATATGCAATATCCCAGTTGATGTTATATACACATCATCACTAATCCGTGCTCAGATGACCGCTATGCTTGCCATGATGCAGCACCGTCGTAAGAAG GTTCCAATTATTGTGCACAAGGAGAGCGAACGGGCACACCAGTGGAGTCAGGTATACAGCGAGGAGACAAAGAAGCAGTCCATTCCTGTAATAACAGCTTGGCAGTTGAATGAACGAAT GTATGGTGAACTGCAAGGCCTTAACAAGCAAGAAACGGCTGATCTGTTTGGCAAAGAACAAGTTCATGAATGGCGTCGTAGTTATGACATTCCTCCCCCAAATGGAGAGAGCCTAGAGATGTGTGCAGAGAGAGCAGTTTCTTATTTCAAAGAGCAA ATTATACCTCAGCTTGTGTCTGGAAAGCATGTTATGATTGCTGCCCATGGGAATTCACTCCGCTCAATTATAATGCATCTGGACAAGTTGACTTCTCAAGAG GTAATAAGCCTTGAGTTGTCGACTGGCATTCCTATGCTGTATATATTTAAGGAAGGGAAATTTATCAGGCGGGGCAGTCCCGCAGGACCTTCTGAGGCAGGCGTCTATGCTTATACAAAG AGTTTGGCCAAGTATAGACAGAAGCTTGACGGCATGGATCAGTAA